A region from the Gossypium hirsutum isolate 1008001.06 chromosome A08, Gossypium_hirsutum_v2.1, whole genome shotgun sequence genome encodes:
- the LOC107926942 gene encoding protein MAINTENANCE OF MERISTEMS-like yields MDSLIDSTNHISSSINKMVEYCALKGRIHSVGFQPDECLIPFLELAGFGSAALIRTFNLRYDLISTLVKRWRPETHTFHLPCRECTITLEDIALQLGLPIDENAVTGVSLISRPARLCYDLLGRSPSEGKFQTLKFSWLKANFEYLPSTATELEVMQAARAYIMHLVGGVLMSDTHSSEVHLMYLSLLSNLHNTRSYSWGSAVLAILYRELCRTTNPSVHRWMPHTVAVVGALSDAILGIH; encoded by the exons ATGGATTCATTGATTGATAGTACTAATCACATATCAAGTAGCATTAATAAGAtg GTCGAGTACTGCGCATTGAAGGGCCGTATTCATAGTGTAGGGTTTCAGCCGGATGAATGCCTAATACCGTTCTTAGAGTTAGCCGGGTTCGGATCAGCAGCATTGATCCGGACTTTTAATCTACGATATGACTTGATTTCTACCTTAGTCAAGCGATGGCGTccggagacccacacatttcatttgccaTGCAGGGAGTGCACAATCACTCTAGAGGACATTGCACTACAGCTGGGGCTCCCCATCGATGAGAACGCGGTCACGGGCGTAAGTTTGATCTCCAGGCCTGCTCGCCTTTGCTATGACTTACTTGGACGCTCGCCAAGTGAGGGAAAATTTCAAACCTTGAAGTTTTCATGGCTAAAGGCCAATTTTGAATATTTGCCTAGTACTGCCACTGAATTGGAGGTTATGCAGGCAGCGCGAGCTTATATTATGCACCTTGTAGGAGGTGTACTCATGTCGGATACACACAGCAGTGAAGTCCACTTGATGTACTTATCGCTGCTATCTAATTTGCATAACACGCGTTCATACAGTTGGGGGTCTGCAGTGTTAGCCATTTTGTACCGCGAACTTTGTCGGACGACAAATCCCTCTGTACATAGGTGGATGCCTCATACTGTTGCAGTCGTAGGCGCTTTATCagatgccattcttggcatccattag